One genomic segment of Peribacillus sp. FSL H8-0477 includes these proteins:
- a CDS encoding TerD family protein encodes MTISLAKGQRIDLTKTNPGLTKAIIGLGWDTNRYSGGYDFDLDASAFLVDANNVCTQDLDFIFYNNLQDPSGAVVHTGDNRTGEGDGDDEQIVIDFSKVPSSTHKVAITVTIHDADQRSQNFGQVSNAFVRVVNADNNEEVLRYDLGEDFSIETAVVICELYRHGTEWKFNAIGSGFSGGLGALCRNYGLSV; translated from the coding sequence ATGACTATTTCTTTAGCAAAAGGCCAGAGAATTGATTTAACTAAAACAAATCCAGGACTAACAAAGGCCATTATTGGTTTAGGCTGGGATACAAATCGATACTCAGGCGGTTATGATTTTGACCTTGATGCATCTGCATTTTTAGTTGATGCAAATAATGTTTGTACGCAAGATTTAGATTTTATTTTCTATAATAATTTACAAGACCCTAGCGGAGCTGTTGTGCATACGGGAGATAACCGGACTGGTGAAGGGGATGGAGATGACGAGCAGATTGTCATTGATTTCTCTAAAGTACCTTCTTCAACCCATAAGGTTGCAATCACGGTAACCATTCATGATGCCGACCAACGAAGCCAGAACTTTGGCCAAGTATCCAATGCGTTTGTTCGCGTAGTGAATGCAGATAATAATGAAGAAGTATTGCGCTATGATTTAGGCGAAGACTTCTCCATCGAAACGGCTGTAGTCATTTGTGAATTATATCGCCACGGTACAGAGTGGAAATTCAATGCCATTGGCAGCGGTTTTTCAGGCGGTCTCGGCGCCCTATGCCGTAACTACGGGTTAAGCGTTTAA
- a CDS encoding TerD family protein, whose protein sequence is MAISLQKGQKVDLTKGRAGLSSLTVGLGWDPVTAEKSKGLFGGLFGGGSTANVDCDASVLMLDEKGKMPNKNSLIYFGNLKSADNSVRHSGDNLTGDGDGDDEQIVVDLKSISPSIHKLVFVVNIYSCVSRKQDFGMIQNAFIRLVDNSNNEELIHFNLTENYSGLTSLFVGEIYRHNGEWKFNAIGDGTKDTSISEIANKYV, encoded by the coding sequence TTGGCAATTTCGTTACAAAAGGGACAGAAAGTAGATCTTACAAAAGGAAGAGCTGGTTTATCTTCTCTTACTGTAGGTCTAGGCTGGGATCCGGTTACAGCTGAAAAGTCGAAAGGGTTATTCGGCGGTTTATTCGGAGGCGGCAGTACAGCGAATGTGGACTGTGATGCTTCTGTACTTATGCTTGATGAAAAAGGTAAGATGCCAAATAAAAACAGCCTGATCTACTTCGGTAATCTAAAAAGTGCCGATAATAGTGTTCGACATTCAGGAGATAATTTAACGGGAGACGGTGATGGGGATGATGAGCAAATCGTCGTTGACCTAAAATCGATTTCTCCATCAATCCATAAACTTGTCTTCGTTGTCAACATCTATTCTTGTGTATCAAGAAAACAAGATTTTGGTATGATTCAAAATGCTTTTATTCGTCTAGTTGATAATTCTAATAATGAAGAATTGATTCACTTCAACTTAACAGAAAACTATTCTGGATTGACTTCATTATTTGTAGGTGAAATTTACCGTCATAATGGTGAATGGAAATTTAACGCAATTGGAGACGGAACAAAAGATACATCCATCTCGGAAATAGCTAATAAATACGTATAA
- a CDS encoding phosphoribosyltransferase family protein, translated as MNRTHTLIYSQNKNLATFNILDALSVDVQVKENVYNLPLDFLFGMAARKNKKRGFLFVSKILGKHIPVAPVTSLLSGALLAIRLIEDLYKQQVPKRDEIIEALLTGNGEQELYQELMTSPFELPEETLFIGFAETATSLGQSVFDLFDNAAYIHTTREQVQGVESVVKFEEEHSHATAQRCFGKEELFKKSGPIVLVDDEITTGKTAINIIEAIHREYPRDEYMVVSLLDWRSEEDKKRYRELEQRLGITVKTVTLLAGEITVEGTPVEEEGAYEYSRPSEAVCAVVEKIHLNQFNQFKRMKDLELSSISSNGDVNHVPYSAMTGRFNGIASDDRTDIDYYARNVGEALGKTRSGGRALCLGTGEFMYLPMKIAAFMGENIYFQSTTRSPIHRVDQEGYAVRSGFSFSCPDDDQITNYFYNIEYGSYDDIYLCIERIVPDEQLSSLLEALQEVGAKRIFVVIMNEGDMFNDGQKQLSANAYGKLPG; from the coding sequence ATGAACAGAACTCATACATTGATTTACTCACAGAACAAGAACTTAGCTACATTTAATATTTTAGACGCTTTATCTGTTGACGTCCAAGTGAAAGAAAATGTGTATAACCTTCCACTCGATTTTCTTTTCGGAATGGCTGCACGGAAAAATAAAAAACGAGGCTTCCTATTTGTCAGCAAGATTCTCGGTAAGCATATACCCGTTGCACCTGTGACTTCTTTATTAAGCGGCGCTTTGCTTGCTATCCGTTTAATTGAAGATCTGTATAAGCAGCAAGTACCTAAACGTGATGAGATCATTGAGGCACTGTTAACTGGGAATGGTGAACAGGAATTATACCAGGAACTAATGACAAGTCCATTTGAACTGCCCGAGGAAACCCTATTTATCGGATTTGCAGAGACGGCTACTTCTTTAGGCCAAAGTGTCTTTGATTTATTCGATAACGCAGCTTATATACATACAACTAGAGAACAAGTGCAGGGCGTGGAGTCGGTCGTTAAGTTTGAGGAAGAACATTCTCATGCGACTGCTCAACGTTGTTTTGGGAAAGAAGAACTGTTCAAAAAAAGCGGCCCCATCGTTCTTGTTGACGATGAGATTACGACTGGGAAAACGGCTATTAACATTATCGAAGCTATTCATCGGGAATACCCTCGTGACGAATATATGGTCGTCTCGTTATTAGACTGGCGATCAGAGGAAGATAAAAAAAGATATCGTGAACTTGAGCAAAGACTAGGGATCACGGTCAAGACAGTAACGTTATTAGCTGGGGAGATTACAGTAGAAGGAACGCCTGTTGAAGAAGAGGGTGCCTATGAATATAGTCGTCCATCTGAGGCTGTCTGTGCAGTTGTAGAGAAAATTCATTTGAATCAATTTAATCAGTTTAAACGAATGAAAGATTTGGAGCTCTCCTCGATTTCTAGTAATGGCGATGTTAACCATGTGCCTTATTCAGCTATGACAGGCCGCTTTAATGGCATAGCTTCAGATGACAGGACTGATATTGACTATTATGCCCGTAATGTTGGGGAAGCATTAGGGAAAACGCGTTCTGGTGGCAGGGCTCTATGTCTTGGTACCGGAGAGTTTATGTACTTACCAATGAAAATCGCAGCCTTTATGGGAGAAAATATTTATTTTCAATCAACGACGAGAAGCCCTATTCATCGTGTTGATCAAGAAGGATATGCGGTAAGAAGTGGTTTTTCTTTCTCTTGTCCGGATGACGATCAGATAACGAATTACTTTTATAATATAGAATATGGCAGCTATGATGATATTTATTTATGTATAGAACGCATTGTTCCGGATGAGCAATTATCATCACTGCTTGAAGCTTTACAGGAGGTTGGAGCTAAACGAATATTTGTTGTTATCATGAACGAGGGGGATATGTTCAATGACGGTCAAAAACAATTATCAGCTAACGCCTATGGGAAGTTACCCGGCTGA
- a CDS encoding TerD family protein encodes MAISLSKGQKVDLTKSNPGLKNLVVGLGWDTNKYDGGNDFDLDSSVFLLNASGKVASEKDFVFFNNLQGGNGSVVHTGDNLTGAGDGDDEQIKIDLSKVPAEVEKIAFTITIHDADARSQNFGQVSNAFVRVVNEQSNEELIRYDLGEDFSIETAVVVAELYRHGGEWKFNAIGSGYQGGLASLVNDYGLSAG; translated from the coding sequence ATGGCAATTTCTTTAAGTAAAGGACAAAAAGTAGACTTAACAAAATCAAATCCTGGTTTGAAAAATCTTGTTGTCGGTCTTGGCTGGGATACGAATAAGTATGATGGCGGTAACGATTTTGACTTAGATTCATCCGTATTTCTACTTAATGCATCAGGTAAAGTAGCTTCTGAAAAAGATTTTGTTTTCTTTAATAATCTTCAAGGCGGTAATGGTTCTGTTGTTCATACGGGTGATAACCTAACTGGCGCAGGCGACGGAGACGATGAGCAAATCAAAATTGATTTAAGTAAAGTTCCTGCTGAAGTTGAAAAAATTGCATTTACTATTACTATTCATGATGCTGACGCACGCAGCCAAAACTTCGGTCAAGTATCCAACGCATTTGTCCGTGTAGTGAATGAACAAAGTAATGAAGAATTAATTCGTTACGATCTTGGCGAAGATTTCTCTATTGAAACAGCTGTAGTTGTAGCTGAATTATACCGTCATGGCGGCGAATGGAAATTCAATGCTATTGGAAGCGGATATCAAGGTGGACTAGCTTCACTAGTTAATGATTATGGTCTATCAGCAGGCTGA
- a CDS encoding TerC family protein: MDFFSGMMETYGKFFSWEAIQQVITDPSAWAVIGTLIVLEGLLSADNALVLAVMVKPLPKEQQKKALFYGIIGAYVFRFIAIGVGVWLIQIWWIKIAGGGYLLWLAISHFLKKRRESAAEDNEDEEKALSKQGIFIRLFGNFWGTVAAVEVMDIAFSIDSVIAAFGVSDQIWVLFLGGLLGVLMMRGVAQIFLTLIEKIPELEATAFILIAIIGIKMVMSHWYHVGELVFFSVLVGVFLLTFLIHKFNVRRASEASNE; this comes from the coding sequence ATGGACTTTTTTTCAGGAATGATGGAAACATACGGAAAGTTCTTTTCGTGGGAGGCAATCCAACAAGTAATTACGGATCCCTCTGCTTGGGCAGTTATTGGTACATTAATCGTTTTGGAAGGATTACTTTCAGCGGATAATGCCCTTGTCTTGGCAGTTATGGTTAAGCCCCTTCCAAAAGAACAACAGAAAAAGGCATTGTTTTATGGGATTATCGGAGCTTATGTATTCAGATTTATCGCTATTGGCGTCGGGGTCTGGCTCATACAAATTTGGTGGATCAAAATTGCCGGTGGTGGATATCTTCTATGGCTTGCAATCAGTCACTTCCTTAAAAAGCGAAGAGAGAGTGCTGCAGAAGATAATGAAGATGAAGAAAAAGCTCTTAGTAAACAAGGTATATTTATTCGGTTATTCGGTAACTTCTGGGGTACAGTTGCAGCAGTTGAAGTTATGGATATTGCGTTCTCAATTGACTCGGTTATCGCCGCGTTTGGTGTAAGTGATCAGATCTGGGTACTTTTCCTAGGTGGACTGCTTGGAGTATTAATGATGCGTGGTGTTGCTCAAATATTCCTGACACTTATTGAAAAGATTCCAGAACTTGAAGCGACAGCGTTTATCTTAATTGCCATTATTGGTATTAAGATGGTTATGAGCCATTGGTACCATGTAGGTGAATTAGTATTCTTCAGCGTGCTAGTGGGGGTATTCTTGCTTACTTTCCTTATTCATAAGTTTAATGTCCGCAGAGCAAGTGAAGCTTCAAATGAATAA
- a CDS encoding HpcH/HpaI aldolase/citrate lyase family protein, translating into MRHFNYLTEESVENIFYREPMNFTKESPKDLLALSLGASLYMPGTRAAICSDILSQKHAGLVSMVLDLEDAVSDKEVDLAEKNVITQLHQLSDSINLGICKNEEIPLIFIRVRSHVQMKSVAAKLGKAISVLTGFVFPKFTHKNGVDYLDALHEINQKYSIHLYGMPILESPEVIYKESRMTELMSIKKLLDENFALILNVRMGATDFCGLFGIRRSSDYTIYDISVVRDCIADMVNVFGRSEKEYIVSGPVWEYFYKSERVMKPQLRETPFENILGKEGLAIRKEMINQYLDGLIKEVMMDKNNGLMGKTIIHPTHIKPVHAFSVVSYEEYMDAVSILESMESEGGVLKSHFSNKMNEMKPHYNWAKKILNKAKVYGVFHEQNSYIDLLTEQELSYI; encoded by the coding sequence ATGAGGCATTTTAATTACTTAACCGAGGAAAGTGTTGAAAATATTTTTTATCGGGAACCGATGAATTTTACGAAAGAAAGTCCGAAAGATCTGTTGGCATTATCACTGGGTGCTTCCTTGTATATGCCTGGAACGAGAGCTGCAATTTGTTCTGATATCCTTTCACAAAAACATGCAGGTCTAGTCTCTATGGTCTTAGATCTTGAAGATGCGGTAAGTGATAAAGAGGTTGATCTTGCAGAAAAAAATGTCATAACACAGCTTCATCAACTTTCCGATAGTATTAATTTGGGGATATGTAAAAATGAAGAGATTCCATTGATTTTCATTCGAGTGCGGAGCCATGTTCAGATGAAGAGTGTGGCAGCAAAACTAGGTAAGGCCATAAGTGTGTTAACTGGTTTTGTTTTTCCAAAATTCACGCATAAAAATGGTGTGGACTATTTAGATGCTCTTCACGAAATCAATCAGAAATACTCTATTCATCTTTATGGAATGCCCATTTTAGAATCACCCGAAGTGATTTATAAAGAATCGAGAATGACGGAGTTAATGAGTATTAAAAAGCTTCTTGATGAAAACTTTGCTCTCATTTTAAATGTCCGAATGGGTGCGACCGATTTCTGTGGACTGTTTGGAATCCGCAGGAGCAGCGATTACACGATTTATGATATTTCGGTCGTCAGGGATTGTATCGCTGATATGGTCAATGTTTTTGGCCGTAGTGAGAAAGAGTATATCGTATCCGGTCCAGTATGGGAGTACTTTTATAAGAGTGAGCGTGTCATGAAACCTCAATTAAGAGAAACCCCTTTTGAAAATATATTGGGCAAAGAAGGATTGGCTATTCGGAAAGAAATGATTAATCAATACCTGGATGGACTCATTAAAGAAGTAATGATGGATAAGAATAATGGCCTAATGGGAAAAACGATTATTCATCCGACCCATATAAAACCTGTGCATGCATTTAGTGTGGTTTCTTATGAAGAATACATGGATGCGGTTAGTATTTTAGAGAGTATGGAAAGTGAAGGCGGCGTGTTGAAAAGCCACTTTTCTAACAAAATGAACGAAATGAAGCCTCATTATAATTGGGCGAAAAAAATTCTAAATAAGGCGAAAGTATACGGGGTGTTCCATGAACAGAACTCATACATTGATTTACTCACAGAACAAGAACTTAGCTACATTTAA
- a CDS encoding HAD family hydrolase: MIFASDLDQTMIYSKRAFRLKEGTIEPPIRLIETYEGREISFMTSAAIELLKEVHEKMTFLPVTTRTIKQFQRITLFQEEIIPDMAVTSNGGNILVKGQADQDWQRLIRRKMKESSMSPEDLKMQFSELAHDNWILSERTADELFHYYIIDQAAAPLDELKDFEKAAAEAGWKMSLQGRKLYFVPMPVNKWDAVAHIKEKMGKTFVAAAGDSLLDLCMLEVADLPIAPLHGELNEAALGNTILRTENRGLLAAEDILKQVLAAYEKNKKICAS; encoded by the coding sequence ATGATATTTGCCAGCGATCTAGATCAAACAATGATCTATTCAAAACGAGCTTTTCGGCTAAAAGAAGGAACCATTGAACCTCCTATTCGTTTAATCGAAACCTATGAAGGCCGTGAAATTTCGTTTATGACTAGTGCGGCAATTGAATTGCTAAAAGAAGTACATGAAAAAATGACTTTTTTACCAGTAACGACCCGTACTATTAAACAATTTCAACGAATTACGTTGTTTCAAGAAGAAATTATTCCTGATATGGCCGTGACGAGTAACGGCGGGAATATTCTTGTAAAAGGCCAAGCAGATCAGGACTGGCAGCGATTAATTAGACGCAAGATGAAAGAAAGCTCTATGTCACCGGAAGACTTGAAAATGCAGTTTAGTGAACTTGCTCATGATAACTGGATTCTTTCGGAGCGTACTGCTGATGAGTTATTTCATTATTATATAATTGATCAGGCAGCGGCACCGCTTGATGAGTTGAAGGATTTTGAGAAAGCAGCAGCAGAAGCAGGATGGAAAATGTCTCTTCAAGGACGGAAGCTCTACTTTGTGCCGATGCCAGTGAATAAATGGGATGCTGTTGCGCATATTAAAGAGAAAATGGGGAAAACGTTTGTTGCTGCGGCTGGAGATTCTCTTCTTGATTTATGTATGCTTGAGGTTGCGGACCTTCCTATTGCCCCTCTGCACGGAGAGTTAAATGAGGCTGCACTTGGCAACACTATACTACGAACTGAGAACCGTGGTCTGCTGGCTGCAGAAGATATCCTAAAGCAGGTGTTAGCGGCTTATGAGAAGAATAAAAAAATATGCGCATCGTAA
- a CDS encoding toxic anion resistance protein, whose amino-acid sequence MANMKSTEIFDENTNQVSLAKTEELKVQLRNDPEVVRLAQQIDVKNQMSLLEFGKEPAMEISKFSDRILSTMKSSSMEDSSELLKQLGKIMDRFDSKDFAPEKRGLLSKLFNKGEKMIDKIFGKYQSMGGEIDKVYVEISKYQNEMVSSTHTLEELYEQNFNYYLALEKYAVAGNAKVEELKATLLPEYETRAASGDQIAGMELDTLRNGIEALEQRVYDLEMAKMVALQTAPQIRLLQRGNTKLIGKINSAFVTTIPIFKNGLIQAVSAKRQKLVADSMSELDKRTNEMLIRNAQNITSQSVDIARLAGAPSIKIETIEESWGIIIKGLEETKRIEEENKRTREEGTKRLIELKETYQTRQLKG is encoded by the coding sequence ATGGCGAATATGAAGAGTACTGAAATCTTTGATGAAAACACAAATCAGGTGTCCTTAGCAAAAACGGAAGAACTAAAGGTTCAGCTTCGAAACGATCCTGAAGTCGTTCGACTTGCTCAGCAAATTGACGTGAAAAACCAAATGTCTCTTTTAGAATTCGGTAAAGAACCGGCAATGGAAATATCTAAATTCTCGGATCGTATTCTATCAACAATGAAGTCGAGTTCAATGGAAGACTCCAGTGAGCTGCTAAAACAGCTTGGCAAAATAATGGATCGATTCGACAGCAAAGATTTCGCCCCGGAAAAACGAGGTCTCCTATCAAAGTTATTTAATAAAGGGGAAAAAATGATTGATAAAATCTTCGGTAAATATCAATCGATGGGAGGTGAGATTGATAAGGTCTATGTTGAAATATCCAAGTATCAAAATGAAATGGTTTCATCCACACATACGTTAGAAGAATTGTATGAGCAGAATTTTAATTATTATCTAGCACTTGAGAAATATGCTGTAGCTGGAAATGCTAAGGTGGAAGAACTGAAAGCAACTCTTCTCCCTGAATATGAAACACGCGCGGCATCCGGCGATCAAATTGCAGGAATGGAATTAGATACGCTGAGAAATGGTATTGAGGCACTTGAACAACGAGTCTATGATCTTGAAATGGCCAAAATGGTTGCGTTACAGACAGCTCCGCAAATACGTCTTTTACAGCGAGGAAATACCAAACTTATAGGGAAAATAAATTCGGCTTTTGTTACAACTATTCCAATCTTTAAAAACGGACTGATCCAAGCTGTTTCGGCAAAACGTCAAAAGCTTGTGGCTGATTCAATGAGTGAGCTGGATAAACGCACCAATGAAATGCTTATCCGCAATGCCCAAAATATCACTTCCCAAAGTGTGGATATTGCTCGTCTTGCAGGGGCACCGAGCATAAAAATTGAAACCATTGAAGAATCTTGGGGCATTATTATCAAGGGTCTTGAAGAGACAAAACGAATTGAAGAAGAAAATAAACGAACCCGTGAAGAGGGTACGAAACGTTTAATTGAACTAAAAGAAACGTATCAAACAAGGCAGCTGAAGGGTTAG
- a CDS encoding helix-turn-helix domain-containing protein has translation MINLFKQQPNLDDKNILSSSDACSEWGIEASTLRKRIGDFPYGTIRKFGTSWVVTREGMYAVFGEKRINRSYFSWKKRE, from the coding sequence GTGATTAATTTATTTAAACAACAGCCTAACTTAGATGATAAAAATATACTTAGTTCAAGCGATGCTTGTTCAGAATGGGGAATAGAAGCTTCTACGCTGCGTAAGCGTATTGGTGATTTTCCCTATGGAACGATTCGTAAATTCGGCACATCCTGGGTCGTCACCAGAGAAGGGATGTATGCGGTATTCGGAGAAAAACGAATTAATAGAAGTTATTTTAGCTGGAAAAAAAGAGAGTAA
- a CDS encoding YceG family protein gives MGAFGQYAKINPQLITFKDNEWKKLIDSPRSEREHHQIDTAGLSFGQVAARFLGIPHDEDDYYLTLYELSQKPNVEVWSDNLNKEIAPQIFQSLQSVLQVNQSESLSVNRFIAFMEGRQLIPSHEDASLHRYIRESYVEVLNQFASKHEGGLKHPDFRRVIMDLTKWVWNHINDLLKKMDDIRVPCIVWYGEASKSEQYFLFLTKLLGIDLLIFHPNGEDIFKEFDPAKTLMVVQDFPVKKQPRPFPKAKPVRKATVAYQASKEIDRILHSEETPIFKPWQYRSHIPVSITLKTTYDELYLMSKERAFIRPGFYIEGNEIYIPSVFAKISGVSENRRNYWERVEQLKEGELSLFIRYFPFTNSIKANHKYHYDHALNREGTLDPEKMIKSVWWRLNQLPTGVQLAIAAGISRVCAQPKLLPEGHESVEDVKQFLFTQLTALPKSVVTLFMKFDYPQQVPRIILYNSGATGGISRSDAALLLLLNEIGIDILLFNPSGLRDLELYIDEHVYDIHLLEQFEFEYEYQEPKLPIWRRLFRKDT, from the coding sequence TTGGGCGCTTTTGGCCAATATGCTAAGATCAATCCACAACTAATTACCTTTAAAGATAATGAATGGAAGAAACTGATAGATAGTCCGCGTTCTGAACGAGAACATCATCAAATAGATACAGCTGGATTGAGTTTTGGTCAAGTTGCTGCTCGCTTTTTGGGGATTCCCCATGATGAGGATGATTATTATCTTACCTTATATGAGTTGTCACAGAAGCCGAATGTTGAGGTATGGAGTGATAATCTGAATAAAGAAATCGCCCCTCAAATATTTCAATCTCTGCAAAGTGTGCTGCAAGTGAATCAAAGTGAATCACTTTCTGTTAATCGATTTATCGCTTTTATGGAAGGAAGACAGTTGATTCCCTCTCATGAGGATGCATCATTACACCGCTATATCCGAGAAAGCTACGTTGAAGTCTTGAATCAATTTGCATCAAAACATGAGGGCGGGTTAAAGCATCCAGACTTTAGGCGGGTAATTATGGATCTGACAAAATGGGTTTGGAACCATATTAATGACCTGCTTAAAAAAATGGATGATATTCGTGTACCCTGTATCGTCTGGTATGGTGAGGCATCAAAAAGTGAACAGTACTTTTTATTCTTAACAAAATTACTGGGTATTGATTTATTGATTTTCCACCCAAATGGTGAAGATATTTTTAAAGAGTTTGATCCAGCGAAAACGCTCATGGTTGTTCAGGATTTTCCTGTTAAAAAACAGCCTAGACCATTTCCAAAGGCAAAGCCAGTTAGAAAAGCAACAGTGGCATACCAAGCTTCGAAAGAAATTGACCGCATCCTTCATTCAGAAGAAACGCCTATTTTTAAACCATGGCAATATCGATCTCATATACCAGTTTCTATTACGTTGAAAACGACCTATGATGAACTATATTTAATGAGTAAGGAAAGGGCCTTCATACGACCTGGCTTTTATATTGAAGGAAATGAAATTTATATTCCCTCCGTATTTGCCAAAATTTCAGGTGTTTCTGAAAATCGGCGGAACTATTGGGAACGTGTAGAACAATTGAAGGAAGGGGAGCTGTCCTTATTCATTCGATATTTCCCTTTTACCAATAGTATAAAAGCAAATCATAAATACCATTATGATCATGCGCTTAACCGAGAGGGCACGCTTGATCCAGAAAAGATGATTAAAAGTGTCTGGTGGCGGCTGAATCAGCTTCCGACAGGTGTACAGCTTGCCATTGCTGCAGGGATTTCTAGAGTATGTGCTCAACCTAAACTTCTACCTGAGGGTCATGAATCAGTAGAGGATGTTAAACAGTTCTTGTTTACGCAGCTGACTGCTTTGCCGAAATCTGTTGTTACCCTTTTTATGAAGTTTGATTATCCGCAGCAGGTGCCGCGAATTATCCTTTATAATAGTGGAGCAACGGGAGGAATCAGCCGATCTGATGCAGCATTGTTGTTGCTCCTAAACGAGATTGGGATAGATATTTTACTCTTTAATCCTTCTGGATTAAGGGACTTAGAGTTATATATTGATGAGCATGTGTATGATATCCATTTATTAGAGCAGTTTGAGTTCGAATATGAATATCAGGAACCTAAGCTCCCAATCTGGCGCAGGCTATTTCGAAAAGATACATAA
- a CDS encoding cysteine protease StiP family protein, with protein MTVKNNYQLTPMGSYPADDVTFLLKDLSDVMEERGTEDREEAIQSGVHYSEMLPIEYKPTSEYMEVYRHSLEEYAGKLAIAVGVVAEEIVSKKGKDIVLVSLARAGTPIGILIKKYLSFAFEMNVPHFSVSIIRGKGIDEQAMRYILENHPDKEIQFIDGWTGKGAITHELTKACKQLNEKYGVTVDDSLAVLADPGYCVDIYGTREDFLIPSACLNSTVSGLVSRTVHNTKFIKPDDFHGAKYYQHLEGEDVSNDFIQRVTSEFPKVEQGIQEQLNKIRIEHTEPSWIGMENIKQIQHEFSIPDINHIKPGVGETTRVLLRRVPWKILVQDKNDPRLKHIMLLAKDRSVPIEEYKNMSYTCCGLIKTIRS; from the coding sequence ATGACGGTCAAAAACAATTATCAGCTAACGCCTATGGGAAGTTACCCGGCTGACGATGTAACATTTCTTTTAAAAGACTTAAGTGATGTAATGGAAGAAAGAGGAACAGAAGATCGGGAAGAAGCAATCCAATCAGGTGTTCATTATTCTGAAATGCTTCCAATAGAATATAAACCAACGTCTGAGTATATGGAAGTTTATCGTCATTCATTAGAAGAATATGCCGGTAAGCTAGCGATTGCAGTTGGTGTAGTTGCTGAAGAAATTGTGAGTAAAAAGGGTAAAGATATAGTCCTTGTTTCTCTGGCTAGAGCGGGAACACCAATCGGCATTTTAATTAAGAAGTATTTATCATTCGCATTTGAAATGAATGTCCCTCACTTTAGTGTATCGATTATTCGTGGTAAAGGGATTGATGAACAGGCGATGCGCTATATACTGGAAAATCATCCTGATAAAGAAATTCAATTTATTGATGGCTGGACCGGTAAGGGGGCTATCACTCATGAATTGACTAAAGCATGTAAACAGTTAAATGAGAAGTATGGTGTTACAGTAGATGATAGTCTTGCTGTATTGGCAGATCCGGGATATTGTGTGGATATCTACGGAACCCGGGAGGACTTTTTAATACCAAGTGCTTGTCTAAACTCGACAGTATCTGGTCTTGTGAGCCGAACTGTCCATAACACCAAGTTCATTAAACCTGATGATTTCCATGGTGCTAAGTATTATCAGCATCTCGAAGGGGAAGACGTTTCTAATGACTTTATACAGCGAGTGACCTCGGAATTTCCTAAAGTAGAACAAGGGATTCAGGAACAGCTTAACAAAATAAGAATTGAACATACTGAGCCTAGCTGGATTGGAATGGAAAATATTAAACAAATACAACATGAATTTTCAATTCCTGACATCAATCATATTAAGCCTGGAGTTGGAGAAACGACTAGAGTTTTGCTCCGAAGGGTTCCTTGGAAAATTCTTGTCCAAGATAAAAATGATCCACGCCTAAAACATATAATGCTATTAGCTAAGGACCGCTCTGTACCTATTGAAGAATATAAGAATATGTCTTATACTTGCTGCGGATTAATTAAGACAATAAGGAGCTAA